Proteins encoded in a region of the Bradyrhizobium sp. CB3481 genome:
- a CDS encoding extracellular solute-binding protein — translation MRLLGKLGLAAAACLLWANAAAADTTVKWLHIEANPAQVKIWEEVARAYEASHPGIKVEMQFLENEAYKAKLPTILQSKDRPNIIYSWAGGVLKTQIEAGVLDDITDQVKGYSDSLAPAALAAFTSNGRVYGLPTALSQVGFLCNKELMAKAKVDPAGIKTWDDLLAAVKTLKAAGVTPIVVGGADKWPLHFYWTHLAVRIGGKPAFDAALRGDNGGFAGETFQKSGELFKQLVDLQPFQNGFLGFKNPQAVGYFGDGKAAMTLAISTVYHLQRALAADKTGLSEDKICWFDFPVVAGGKGAPTDTLGGITGWLITKGSPKEAVDFLKYFVSKDVQTRLAAGNFIVPVVQGADAGLNNGFMKLIAANLAKSNYHQNFYDQSLGPSVGRVVNDVTAEIAGGSMSPQNAAKAIEAAWKQGN, via the coding sequence ATGAGACTGCTCGGGAAACTGGGACTCGCCGCTGCCGCATGCCTGCTCTGGGCCAACGCCGCCGCAGCCGACACGACCGTGAAATGGCTCCACATCGAGGCCAACCCGGCCCAGGTGAAGATCTGGGAGGAGGTCGCGCGTGCCTATGAGGCGTCGCATCCAGGCATCAAGGTCGAGATGCAGTTCCTCGAGAACGAGGCCTACAAGGCCAAGCTGCCGACGATCCTGCAGTCCAAGGACCGGCCGAACATCATCTACAGCTGGGCCGGCGGCGTCCTGAAGACCCAGATCGAGGCCGGCGTACTCGACGACATCACCGATCAGGTGAAAGGTTACAGCGACAGTCTCGCGCCGGCGGCGCTCGCCGCGTTCACAAGCAATGGCCGCGTCTATGGCTTGCCCACCGCGCTGTCGCAGGTTGGGTTCCTCTGCAACAAGGAGCTGATGGCCAAGGCGAAGGTCGATCCGGCCGGGATCAAGACCTGGGACGATCTGCTCGCCGCCGTGAAGACGCTGAAAGCCGCCGGCGTGACCCCGATCGTGGTCGGCGGCGCCGACAAATGGCCGTTGCACTTCTATTGGACGCACCTGGCGGTGCGCATCGGGGGCAAGCCCGCGTTCGATGCGGCGCTGCGCGGCGACAACGGCGGCTTCGCCGGCGAGACTTTTCAGAAGTCCGGCGAACTGTTCAAGCAGCTCGTCGATCTTCAGCCGTTCCAGAACGGTTTTCTCGGCTTCAAGAACCCGCAGGCCGTCGGCTATTTCGGTGACGGCAAGGCGGCGATGACGCTCGCGATCAGCACGGTCTATCACTTGCAGCGCGCGCTCGCCGCCGACAAGACGGGCCTCAGCGAAGACAAGATCTGCTGGTTCGATTTTCCGGTCGTGGCCGGCGGCAAGGGCGCGCCGACGGACACGCTCGGCGGCATCACCGGCTGGCTGATCACCAAGGGCTCGCCGAAAGAGGCGGTCGATTTCCTGAAGTACTTCGTCTCCAAGGACGTGCAGACGCGGCTTGCGGCAGGCAATTTCATCGTTCCGGTCGTGCAGGGCGCGGACGCTGGCCTCAACAACGGCTTCATGAAGCTGATCGCGGCCAATCTGGCGAAGTCGAACTACCACCAGAACTTCTATGACCAGAGCCTTGGCCCCTCGGTCGGTCGTGTTGTCAACGACGTTACGGCCGAGATTGCCGGCGGCAGCATGAGCCCGCAAAACGCCGCCAAGGCCATCGAAGCGGCATGGAAGCAGGGTAACTGA
- a CDS encoding SDR family NAD(P)-dependent oxidoreductase → MAAVYSDLAGKVVLVTGGASGIGAAIVRRFAQQKSSVVFFDIKVDEGQRLARELSDQDLSAHFQCVDLTDIAALRAGIAKARSAHGAINILINNAAHDERHNTEEMTPEYWDDRIAVNLKHQFFAAQAALPDMKAAKAGVIINFGSVSWIAGQGGMAAYTASKSGVIGLTRSLARDYGPYNIRVNAIAPGWIMTERQLEKWMTPAGEAELMQRQCLKRKLMPDEVAKFTVFLASDEASACTAQHYIIDGGWV, encoded by the coding sequence ATGGCTGCCGTTTATTCCGACCTCGCCGGCAAGGTCGTTCTCGTTACCGGTGGCGCATCGGGAATTGGCGCTGCGATCGTGCGGCGGTTTGCGCAGCAGAAATCCAGTGTCGTGTTCTTCGACATCAAGGTCGACGAAGGCCAACGTCTGGCGCGCGAGCTGTCGGATCAAGATCTCAGCGCGCATTTCCAATGCGTCGACCTGACCGACATCGCCGCGTTACGCGCCGGTATCGCAAAGGCACGCAGTGCGCACGGCGCGATCAACATCCTCATCAACAATGCCGCGCATGACGAACGGCACAACACCGAGGAGATGACGCCGGAATATTGGGACGACCGCATCGCGGTGAACCTGAAGCACCAGTTCTTTGCCGCGCAAGCCGCCCTGCCGGACATGAAGGCGGCGAAGGCCGGCGTCATCATCAATTTCGGCTCGGTATCATGGATCGCCGGACAAGGCGGCATGGCCGCCTACACCGCCAGCAAATCAGGCGTGATCGGCCTCACGCGCTCTCTGGCGCGCGACTACGGTCCCTACAATATCCGCGTCAACGCGATCGCGCCGGGCTGGATCATGACTGAGCGTCAGCTCGAGAAATGGATGACGCCGGCGGGTGAGGCCGAGCTGATGCAGCGGCAATGCCTGAAGCGCAAGCTCATGCCCGACGAGGTTGCGAAGTTCACCGTGTTCCTCGCCTCCGACGAGGCCTCCGCCTGCACCGCTCAGCACTACATCATCGATGGCGGCTGGGTATGA
- a CDS encoding LLM class flavin-dependent oxidoreductase: MKKIGFLSFGHWSPSPQSQTRSAADTLLQSIDLAVAAEQLGADGAYFRVHHFARQLASPFPLLAAVGAKTSRIEIGTAVIDMRYENPLYLIEDAGAADLISGGRLQLGISRGSPEQVIDGWRYFGFQPAEGESDADMGRRHAEVFLDLLRGQGFAQPNPRPMFPNPPGLLRLEPLSETLRERIWWGAGSNATAVWAAKLGMNLQSSTLKNDETGEAFHIQQAAQIRAYRAAWKEAGHAREPRVSVSRSIFALVDDRDRAYFGHEREGEDQIGFIDARTRAIFGKSYAAEPDVLIEQLKADEAIAEADTLLLTVPNQLGVDYNAHVIEAILTHVAPALGWR, encoded by the coding sequence ATGAAGAAGATCGGCTTTCTCTCCTTCGGTCATTGGTCTCCGTCGCCGCAATCGCAGACCCGTTCGGCCGCCGACACGCTGCTGCAATCGATCGATCTTGCGGTGGCGGCCGAGCAGCTCGGCGCGGACGGCGCCTATTTTCGGGTCCATCACTTTGCCCGCCAGTTGGCGTCGCCCTTCCCGCTGCTGGCTGCGGTCGGCGCCAAGACAAGCCGCATCGAGATCGGGACTGCGGTCATCGATATGCGTTATGAGAACCCGCTTTACCTGATCGAGGACGCCGGCGCGGCCGATTTGATCTCGGGCGGGCGGCTTCAACTCGGCATCAGCCGCGGCTCACCCGAGCAGGTGATCGATGGCTGGCGCTATTTCGGCTTTCAGCCGGCGGAGGGCGAGAGCGATGCCGACATGGGACGGCGCCACGCTGAGGTGTTCCTCGATTTGCTGCGCGGCCAGGGTTTTGCCCAGCCCAATCCGCGCCCGATGTTTCCGAACCCGCCCGGCCTGCTCCGGCTTGAGCCGCTCTCGGAAACCTTGCGCGAGCGCATCTGGTGGGGCGCCGGCTCCAATGCGACGGCGGTCTGGGCGGCAAAGCTCGGCATGAATTTGCAGAGCTCCACGCTCAAGAACGACGAGACCGGAGAGGCTTTTCACATCCAGCAGGCAGCGCAAATCCGGGCCTACCGTGCGGCCTGGAAGGAGGCCGGCCACGCGCGCGAGCCGCGCGTCTCCGTCAGCCGCAGCATCTTCGCGCTGGTCGACGACCGTGACCGCGCCTATTTCGGCCATGAGCGGGAGGGCGAGGACCAGATCGGCTTCATCGACGCGAGGACCCGCGCGATCTTCGGGAAAAGCTACGCCGCCGAGCCTGATGTCCTCATCGAGCAGCTCAAGGCGGACGAAGCCATCGCCGAGGCTGACACGTTGCTCCTGACCGTCCCCAACCAGTTGGGTGTCGATTACAATGCGCATGTGATCGAGGCGATTCTTACCCATGTCGCACCTGCCCTCGGCTGGCGCTGA
- a CDS encoding C25 family cysteine peptidase: MDDKIIVSNRDALKAKYGTAGVTKIKQAVTALIAADAKRGIKSRLVYLDDAVAMKSFKGKAVTDPTDARQNKEAVDAIFKSADPDYLLILGAPDIVPHQDMTNPAHTQSDDDPDKYAYGDLPYACDTPYSRDIATFKGPTRVVGRLPDLTRKVAANGNATSPDHLISLLGFAEKFKSRDAADYGEYFGLSTHSWRKSTELSLTNTFGNSAAISIAPPKGPTHLAAVLAPLAHFINCHGGVADPNFYGEKGNSQPVSLTSDGLKKRIKPGTVASVECCYGAELYDSITLGLPMPICQQYLIQGAYGYFGSSTIAYGPADSNGAADLITQYFLLAVLGGASVGRAALTARQQFVEQTGELDPVDLKTLAQFSLLGDPSVVPAVVPSPTGVPKGVDAEQGERQARRQRRAKLRVVGQMLQESKPTASKKARSVRKSETVRKALSNIAREAGIGTKREFMAFDVKTPRGARPRGSKAVPVASRYYVAVYLPKKDNLRVAAVAKEVSGRIVGYRIYTEK; the protein is encoded by the coding sequence ATGGACGACAAGATCATCGTTAGCAACCGTGATGCGCTGAAAGCCAAGTACGGCACAGCCGGTGTTACGAAAATCAAGCAGGCCGTTACCGCTCTGATCGCTGCCGATGCCAAGCGCGGCATCAAGAGCCGTCTGGTCTATCTGGACGACGCGGTCGCCATGAAAAGCTTCAAGGGCAAGGCCGTCACCGATCCCACCGACGCGCGCCAGAACAAGGAGGCCGTCGATGCGATCTTCAAGTCCGCCGATCCCGACTATCTGTTGATCCTGGGGGCGCCCGACATCGTTCCGCATCAGGACATGACCAATCCGGCCCACACCCAATCCGACGACGATCCGGACAAATACGCCTATGGCGATTTGCCTTATGCGTGCGATACGCCGTATTCGCGGGACATTGCCACCTTCAAGGGGCCAACCCGGGTGGTGGGGCGATTGCCGGACCTGACGCGAAAGGTGGCGGCCAACGGAAACGCAACGTCACCCGACCATTTGATTTCGTTGCTTGGGTTTGCCGAGAAATTCAAATCCCGCGATGCTGCCGATTACGGCGAGTATTTCGGCCTGTCGACGCATTCATGGCGCAAGTCGACCGAGCTCAGCCTCACCAACACGTTCGGCAATTCGGCCGCGATTTCGATCGCGCCGCCAAAGGGGCCGACGCATCTTGCCGCCGTTCTGGCGCCGCTCGCCCATTTCATCAACTGCCACGGCGGCGTGGCGGACCCGAATTTCTACGGCGAGAAAGGCAACTCCCAGCCGGTATCGCTCACCAGCGACGGCCTCAAGAAGAGAATCAAGCCAGGAACGGTGGCGTCCGTCGAATGCTGCTACGGCGCCGAGCTCTACGACTCGATCACGCTCGGGCTGCCGATGCCGATTTGCCAGCAATATCTCATCCAAGGGGCTTACGGCTATTTCGGCAGCAGCACGATCGCCTACGGTCCGGCCGACAGCAACGGCGCGGCTGATCTCATTACCCAATACTTCCTGCTTGCGGTGCTTGGCGGAGCTTCCGTCGGACGTGCGGCGCTGACGGCGCGGCAGCAGTTTGTGGAGCAGACCGGTGAGCTTGATCCGGTCGATCTCAAGACGCTCGCGCAGTTCAGCCTGTTGGGCGATCCGTCCGTGGTGCCAGCGGTCGTTCCGAGCCCGACAGGCGTACCGAAGGGCGTCGATGCCGAGCAAGGCGAGCGCCAGGCCCGGCGCCAGCGCCGTGCAAAACTGCGCGTGGTCGGCCAAATGCTGCAGGAGAGCAAGCCGACGGCGTCGAAGAAGGCGCGTAGCGTGCGGAAGTCGGAAACGGTGCGCAAGGCGCTCAGCAACATCGCCAGAGAGGCCGGGATCGGAACCAAGCGGGAGTTCATGGCGTTCGACGTCAAGACGCCCCGAGGGGCGCGCCCGCGCGGCAGCAAGGCGGTTCCGGTGGCGTCGCGTTATTACGTTGCCGTGTACCTGCCGAAAAAGGATAATCTGAGGGTTGCGGCCGTGGCCAAGGAGGTCAGCGGCCGGATCGTCGGATATCGAATCTACACGGAAAAATAG
- a CDS encoding acyltransferase codes for MLGTKSAIAARFEALDALRGVCALLVVLFHVPVYHALKDIGSFANLQFCVDMFFALSGFVLCHAYGQRLNDSAEGFRFVVLRFARLWPLHIVILALFVGLETGKFVFSRADTAFALDSQAFAAGRSLWEIVTNILFLQSFNLHPGMSWNGPAWSAAVEFYVSILFAAVVLIFPRQRYAIFLALCLTAGVLLYQVSPDKLFVSSDWGILRAMYGFFAGCLAYQLRAHSHAELTAPSLWEACCVVLVIAFAATRPWGPSHYAFPLLAIIVLYVFSYDQGAISKTLRSPILQKLGLWSYSIYMIHTLLFQVTKMAISFVGQKAHLDLVGWHNEEKLMLLGTPEQAVLPALILTVLVVPAAALSYRWIEKPAMDAARDLLSPTRSAETALAKPAMSPGIVAAAFAGRISRSSARLFPRSARGSIETGLGRLRAMSRRGTAGM; via the coding sequence ATGTTGGGAACGAAATCAGCGATTGCGGCCCGTTTTGAGGCACTTGATGCACTGCGGGGCGTCTGCGCGCTGCTTGTGGTTCTCTTCCATGTCCCGGTTTACCATGCGCTCAAGGACATCGGCTCATTCGCAAACCTGCAGTTTTGCGTCGACATGTTCTTTGCCCTGTCCGGCTTCGTGCTCTGTCATGCCTATGGCCAGCGTCTTAACGATAGCGCCGAGGGCTTCCGTTTTGTGGTGTTGCGGTTTGCCCGTCTGTGGCCGTTGCACATCGTGATACTGGCCCTGTTCGTCGGGCTTGAGACCGGCAAGTTCGTCTTCAGCCGTGCCGATACCGCGTTCGCGCTGGATTCCCAGGCTTTTGCCGCCGGACGTTCGCTCTGGGAGATCGTCACCAACATCCTGTTTCTGCAATCCTTCAACCTGCACCCCGGGATGTCATGGAATGGCCCGGCCTGGAGCGCCGCCGTCGAGTTCTACGTATCGATCCTGTTCGCCGCGGTCGTCCTGATCTTTCCGCGCCAGCGCTACGCCATCTTCCTCGCGCTTTGTCTGACGGCCGGGGTGCTGCTCTATCAGGTTTCGCCGGACAAGCTGTTTGTCTCGTCCGATTGGGGCATCCTGCGCGCCATGTACGGCTTCTTCGCGGGCTGCCTGGCGTATCAGTTGCGCGCGCATTCGCATGCGGAGCTGACGGCACCGAGCTTGTGGGAAGCCTGCTGCGTGGTGCTGGTGATCGCGTTTGCCGCGACCAGACCGTGGGGCCCGTCGCATTACGCGTTTCCGCTGCTCGCCATCATTGTCCTCTATGTTTTCTCGTACGATCAGGGCGCGATTTCCAAAACCTTGCGTTCACCCATTCTGCAAAAGCTCGGCCTGTGGTCGTACTCGATCTACATGATCCACACCTTGCTGTTTCAGGTGACGAAGATGGCGATCTCCTTCGTCGGGCAGAAGGCGCATCTCGACCTCGTCGGCTGGCACAACGAGGAGAAGCTGATGCTGCTGGGAACGCCAGAACAGGCGGTGCTGCCGGCGCTCATTCTGACCGTCCTGGTCGTCCCCGCCGCCGCGCTGAGCTATCGCTGGATCGAGAAGCCGGCGATGGACGCGGCAAGGGATCTGCTTTCGCCGACCCGCTCGGCGGAGACGGCGCTCGCCAAACCGGCAATGTCGCCCGGCATTGTCGCGGCCGCATTCGCCGGCCGGATATCGCGCTCGAGCGCACGGCTATTTCCCCGCTCGGCGCGGGGTTCGATCGAGACGGGCCTTGGCCGGTTGCGCGCCATGTCGAGGCGCGGCACCGCCGGCATGTGA
- a CDS encoding catechol 2,3-dioxygenase produces MTPEPIFDLAHLGHMELLTPKPDESLKFFVDVMGMTISDRKGESVYLRGWDDYERYSLKLTASKTSGMEHMALRARSQQALERRVAALKGSGFDIGWVDGDMGQGPAFRCRDPDGHIVELYYETEWYQAPPELKPALKNQAQRFPARGVNVRRLDHLNCLAVDIKANRLFFENYLGLRTTEQIVLNDGTEAAMWMTMSNKSYDFAYTRDHYGKAGRFHHVTYALDSREEILRAADIFLENGVYIETGPHKHAIQQTFFLYVWEPGGNRVEVANAGARLILAPDWKPIVWTEEERKKGQAWGLKTIESFHIHGTPPVTAD; encoded by the coding sequence ATGACCCCCGAGCCGATTTTCGATCTCGCCCATCTCGGCCACATGGAATTGTTGACGCCCAAACCCGACGAGAGCCTGAAATTCTTCGTCGACGTCATGGGCATGACGATAAGCGACCGCAAAGGCGAGTCGGTTTACTTACGCGGCTGGGACGATTACGAGCGCTATTCGCTCAAGCTGACGGCTTCCAAAACCTCCGGCATGGAGCATATGGCGCTGCGCGCCCGCAGCCAGCAGGCGCTGGAGCGCCGCGTCGCCGCGCTGAAGGGCTCGGGCTTCGATATCGGCTGGGTCGACGGCGATATGGGGCAGGGGCCGGCGTTCCGCTGCCGCGACCCCGACGGCCATATCGTCGAGCTCTATTACGAGACCGAATGGTATCAGGCGCCGCCCGAGCTCAAGCCTGCCTTGAAGAACCAGGCGCAGCGGTTTCCGGCGCGCGGCGTCAATGTCCGCCGGCTCGATCATCTCAATTGCCTCGCCGTCGACATCAAGGCGAACCGGCTGTTCTTCGAGAATTATCTCGGCCTGCGCACCACCGAGCAGATCGTGCTCAACGACGGCACGGAAGCGGCGATGTGGATGACGATGTCGAACAAGAGCTACGACTTCGCCTATACCCGCGATCATTACGGCAAGGCCGGCCGCTTCCACCACGTCACCTACGCGCTCGACAGCCGCGAGGAGATTTTGCGCGCCGCCGACATCTTTCTCGAGAACGGCGTCTACATCGAAACCGGCCCGCACAAGCACGCGATCCAGCAGACTTTCTTCCTCTATGTCTGGGAGCCCGGCGGCAACCGCGTCGAGGTCGCCAACGCCGGCGCGCGCCTGATCCTCGCGCCTGACTGGAAGCCGATCGTCTGGACCGAGGAAGAGCGCAAGAAGGGCCAGGCGTGGGGATTGAAGACGATCGAGTCGTTCCACATCCACGGCACGCCGCCGGTCACGGCCGATTGA
- a CDS encoding 4-carboxy-4-hydroxy-2-oxoadipate aldolase/oxaloacetate decarboxylase: MKPVVVRNIKRTDADLVKRLGALGVATAHEAYGRFGLMKPYLRPVWSGAEVSGTAVTVLTQPGDNWMIHVAVEQCQPGDILVVGCTTDNTDGMFGDLLATSLMARGVKGLVIDAGVRDAKSLREMGFPVWSKAISAKGTVKATLGAVNVPVVCAGINVKPGDAVVADDDGVVVIARKDAAEVVAKGEKRRADEDGKRQKLAAGVLGLDMYNMREPLAKAGLVYVDELEED; this comes from the coding sequence ATGAAACCGGTCGTCGTTCGCAACATCAAGCGCACCGATGCCGATCTCGTGAAACGGCTGGGCGCGCTCGGCGTCGCCACCGCGCATGAGGCTTATGGCCGCTTCGGACTGATGAAGCCCTATCTGCGCCCGGTGTGGAGTGGGGCGGAGGTATCAGGCACCGCGGTGACCGTGCTGACGCAGCCCGGTGATAACTGGATGATTCATGTCGCGGTCGAGCAGTGCCAGCCCGGCGACATCCTGGTGGTAGGCTGCACGACAGATAATACCGACGGTATGTTCGGCGATCTGCTGGCGACCTCGCTGATGGCGCGCGGCGTCAAGGGGCTCGTCATCGATGCCGGCGTTCGCGACGCCAAATCGCTTCGCGAGATGGGCTTTCCGGTCTGGTCGAAGGCGATCTCGGCCAAGGGCACGGTGAAAGCGACGCTCGGCGCGGTCAATGTGCCGGTCGTCTGCGCCGGGATCAACGTCAAGCCGGGAGATGCTGTCGTCGCGGATGACGACGGCGTGGTGGTCATCGCGCGCAAGGACGCGGCCGAGGTCGTCGCCAAGGGCGAGAAGCGCCGCGCCGACGAGGATGGCAAGCGCCAGAAACTCGCGGCCGGCGTGCTTGGCCTCGACATGTACAATATGCGCGAGCCGCTGGCGAAGGCCGGGCTCGTCTACGTCGACGAGCTGGAGGAGGACTGA
- a CDS encoding PIG-L deacetylase family protein — MSNAGKTGLVVTAHPGDFVWRAGGAIALHAKKGYRIKIACLSFGERGESQFAWKEAGATMEKVKAGRRDEAQRAAEMLGAEIEFFDAGDYPLRLTEAHFDRMVDIYRELNPSFVLTHALEDPYNFDHPNAAHFAQETRVVAQAMGHKPGAKYTYSAPPVFLFEPHQPEMCNFKPQVILNIDEVWDVKRKTFEILAAQKHLWAYYERVALQRGVQGGRNTGKPMTYGEAYQRLFPMALEELA; from the coding sequence ATGAGCAATGCTGGAAAAACAGGCCTTGTGGTCACGGCGCATCCCGGCGATTTCGTCTGGCGCGCGGGCGGCGCGATCGCGCTGCACGCCAAGAAGGGCTATCGCATCAAGATCGCCTGCCTGTCATTCGGCGAGCGCGGCGAGAGCCAATTCGCCTGGAAGGAGGCGGGCGCGACGATGGAGAAGGTCAAGGCGGGCCGGCGCGACGAGGCGCAGCGCGCCGCCGAGATGCTCGGGGCGGAGATCGAGTTCTTCGACGCCGGCGACTATCCGCTGCGGCTGACGGAGGCGCATTTCGACCGCATGGTCGATATCTACCGCGAGCTCAACCCGTCCTTCGTGCTGACTCATGCGCTGGAGGACCCCTATAATTTCGATCATCCGAACGCCGCGCATTTCGCCCAGGAAACCCGCGTGGTCGCGCAGGCGATGGGCCACAAGCCCGGCGCCAAGTATACGTACTCCGCACCGCCGGTATTTCTGTTCGAGCCGCACCAGCCGGAGATGTGCAATTTCAAACCGCAAGTGATCCTCAACATCGACGAGGTCTGGGACGTCAAGCGCAAGACCTTCGAGATCCTCGCGGCGCAGAAGCATCTGTGGGCCTATTACGAGCGGGTCGCGCTGCAGCGGGGTGTGCAGGGCGGGCGCAACACGGGCAAGCCGATGACCTATGGCGAGGCTTATCAGCGGCTATTCCCGATGGCGCTGGAGGAATTGGCATGA
- a CDS encoding tripartite tricarboxylate transporter substrate binding protein, whose product MADKGKRNSLNRRRAPFAATAALLAALFLPQMAHAQTYPNKPVRLILPFGAGGVADVTARLVTERLGEKLGQRFVIENMPGAGGINAARAVLSSPPDGYTLALFSNGTAISVSLFKNLTFNPVTDFVPVSSMGYFDFIFVTKAGAPYPTLAEFIKAAKQKPGALNVGTINVGSTQNLAAQLFKSTAGVDVTIVPFRSSPEVLIALLRGDIQLAIENYSAVQSHIADKAAIAVSSSGPVRTTFLPDLPTVKEAGGGDFEARSWNAIFAPKGTPPEVIKTLNAALREVLEAPDMKKRALDLGIEAKASSPEEILDRLKGDIDKWADVIERAGIAKQ is encoded by the coding sequence GTGGCGGACAAGGGCAAGCGAAACAGCCTGAACCGGCGCCGCGCGCCGTTTGCGGCGACGGCTGCGCTGCTGGCGGCATTGTTCCTGCCGCAAATGGCGCACGCGCAAACCTATCCGAACAAGCCGGTGCGGCTGATCCTCCCCTTCGGCGCGGGCGGGGTGGCCGATGTCACGGCGCGGCTCGTCACGGAAAGGCTCGGCGAAAAGCTCGGCCAGCGCTTCGTCATCGAAAACATGCCGGGCGCCGGCGGCATCAACGCCGCGCGCGCTGTGCTGTCCTCGCCACCGGACGGTTATACGCTGGCGCTGTTCAGCAACGGCACCGCGATTTCCGTCTCGCTGTTCAAGAACCTGACGTTCAATCCGGTGACCGACTTCGTGCCGGTATCGAGCATGGGCTATTTCGACTTCATCTTCGTCACGAAGGCCGGCGCGCCATATCCGACGCTGGCCGAGTTCATCAAGGCGGCGAAGCAGAAGCCGGGTGCGCTCAATGTCGGCACCATCAATGTCGGATCGACACAGAATCTTGCGGCGCAACTGTTCAAATCGACCGCCGGCGTCGACGTCACCATAGTGCCGTTCCGCAGCTCGCCGGAAGTGCTGATCGCGCTATTGCGCGGCGATATCCAGCTGGCAATCGAGAATTACAGTGCGGTGCAGTCACATATCGCCGACAAGGCGGCGATTGCCGTCTCCTCATCGGGGCCGGTACGCACCACGTTTCTCCCTGATCTGCCGACGGTGAAGGAGGCGGGCGGCGGCGATTTCGAGGCGCGGTCCTGGAACGCGATCTTTGCGCCCAAGGGCACGCCGCCGGAGGTGATCAAGACGCTGAACGCCGCGCTGCGCGAGGTGCTCGAGGCGCCCGACATGAAGAAGCGCGCCCTCGATCTCGGCATCGAGGCCAAAGCGAGTTCGCCCGAGGAAATCCTCGATCGGCTGAAGGGCGATATCGACAAGTGGGCTGATGTGATCGAGCGCGCAGGAATTGCCAAACAATAG
- a CDS encoding amidohydrolase family protein, whose translation MNKPTIPGPDPNTRTPKFKLPPLACDAHTHIFGPGDKYPYAPGRPYTPPDAPLEDFRALHKKLGIGRAVIVNASVHGTDNRVALDAIAVSDNTFRAVANIDDTITERGLRELHEGGFRGCRFNFVRHLGGVPDMRVFHRIVAMVAPLGWHIDLHFDAIDLPEYAELLAKLPVRYTIDHMGRVKASDGLDQLPFRTLIDLMQRDEKCWVKVCGCERVSSSGPPFHDAVPFARKIIETAPDRVIWGTDWPHPNVKVMPNDGDLVDLIPLFAPEVELQQKILVDNPALLFEF comes from the coding sequence ATGAACAAGCCGACGATTCCCGGACCCGATCCCAATACGCGCACGCCGAAATTCAAGCTGCCGCCGCTGGCCTGCGACGCGCATACCCACATCTTCGGTCCTGGCGACAAATATCCTTATGCACCGGGACGGCCCTATACGCCGCCGGATGCACCGCTGGAGGATTTCCGCGCGCTGCACAAGAAGCTCGGGATCGGCCGCGCCGTCATCGTCAATGCATCCGTGCACGGCACCGATAACCGCGTGGCGCTGGACGCCATCGCGGTTAGCGACAACACGTTTCGGGCTGTCGCCAATATCGACGACACCATCACCGAGCGGGGCCTGCGCGAATTGCACGAGGGCGGCTTTCGCGGCTGCCGCTTCAATTTCGTGCGCCACCTCGGCGGCGTGCCTGATATGCGGGTGTTCCACCGCATCGTCGCCATGGTAGCGCCGCTCGGCTGGCATATCGACCTGCATTTCGATGCCATCGACTTGCCTGAGTATGCCGAGTTGCTGGCAAAACTCCCGGTGCGGTACACCATCGATCACATGGGCCGCGTCAAGGCGTCGGACGGCCTCGACCAGCTTCCGTTCCGGACCCTGATTGACCTGATGCAGCGGGATGAGAAATGCTGGGTCAAGGTCTGCGGCTGCGAGCGAGTATCCTCCAGCGGGCCGCCGTTCCATGACGCCGTGCCTTTTGCACGTAAGATCATCGAGACCGCGCCGGACCGCGTGATCTGGGGAACCGACTGGCCGCATCCCAATGTGAAGGTGATGCCGAACGACGGCGACCTGGTCGACCTCATTCCACTGTTTGCACCGGAAGTGGAATTGCAGCAGAAGATTCTGGTCGACAATCCGGCGCTGCTGTTCGAGTTCTGA